Proteins found in one Zea mays cultivar B73 chromosome 1, Zm-B73-REFERENCE-NAM-5.0, whole genome shotgun sequence genomic segment:
- the LOC100192532 gene encoding O-fucosyltransferase 30, giving the protein MDLPANRGRWRRRSARSHLPLVVAVLVLLLPAYLLFSSAYSTTLRALFAFPFAPGGGEAPRCGGSVELEGQRFLWYAPHSGFSNQVGELRNAAVAAALLNRTLVVPPVLDHHAVVLGSCPKFRVTDPSSLRAAVWDHTMQLLLDRRYVSMGDIVDLSPIEPMVRTIDFRVFVSLWCGVDMRKTCFSRLCCAVSGGSSRPDDYNKCRSLLSGLGGSEKGCVYHVHDDCRTTVWTYQQNDDGAFDQFQPDEELKRRKKISYVRRRRDMYKALGPGSQAEDATLLAFGTLFSGPYRGSESYFDIHESPKDQRVQRVLEKVEFLPFAPEIMAAGKEFAKNNIKEPFLCAQLRLLDGQFKNHWKATFSALKEKLEAIELEIRRNMTSGLIHMFVMTDLPPTNWTNTFLGDVATDERYKLYTLKESDDLVLQTAERLMAAEHGIRSGFLQKIIESTKKDCDPVQLPEILLYIEESVCSCASLGFVGTAGSTIAGSIETMRKNKVCKL; this is encoded by the exons ATGGACTTGCCGGCGAACCGCGGCCGGTGGCGCAGGCGGAGCGCCCGATCGCACCTGCCTCTCGTCGTGGCCGTCCTCGTGCTCCTTCTTCCGGCCTATCTTCTCTTCTCATCGGCCTACTCCACCACGCTCCGCGCTCTCTTCGCTTTCCCCTTCGCCCCCGGCGGTGGCGAGGCGCCCCGGTGCGGGGGCTCAGTGGAGCTCGAGGGTCAGAGGTTCCTGTGGTACGCACCGCACAGCGGGTTCAGCAACCAGGTGGGCGAGTTGCGGAACGCGGCAGTGGCAGCCGCTCTGCTAAACCGCACTCTCGTTGTGCCCCCCGTGCTCGACCACCACGCCGTCGTCCTCGGGAGCTGCCCCAAGTTCAGGGTCACCGACCCTTCCTCGCTGCGCGCCGCTGTTTGGGACCACACCATGCAACTCCTGCTGGATCGAAG GTATGTTTCAATGGGTGACATAGTTGATCTATCCCCAATCGAACCAATGGTTAGGACTATCGACTTCAGGGTTTTTGTCTCCCTGTGGTGCGGTGTAGACATGCGGAAGACTTGCTTTTCTCGGCTGTGCTGTGCTGTTTCTGGTGGTAGCTCTAGGCCAGATGACTACAATAAATGCCGATCTTTGCTGTCTGGTCTAGGAGGCAGTGAAAAAGGCTGTGTGTATCATGTACATGACGATTGTAGAACAACGGTCTGGACATaccaacagaatgatgatggggcGTTCGATCAGTTTCAACCAGATGAAGAATTGAAACGGAGGAAGAAGATCTCATATGTCCGGAGACGCAGAGATATGTACAAGGCTTTAGGGCCTGGTTCACAAGCTGAGGATGCTACTTTGCTGGCATTTGGGACACTCTTCTCAGGACCATACAGGGGATCTGAGTCTTATTTTGATATCCATGAATCGCCTAAGGACCAAAGAGTACAAAGGGTACTAGAGAAGGTTGAGTTTCTTCCCTTTGCACCGGAGATCATGGCTGCAGGGAAGGAATTTGCTAAGAACAACATTAAGGAGCCATTTCTTTGTGCGCAACTTAGGTTGCTGGATGGGCAATTCAAAAATCACTGGAAAGCAACATTCTCTGCCCTCAAGGAGAAGTTGGAAGCTATTGAACTAGAAATTAGGAGAAACATGACTAGTGGCCTTATTCACATGTTCGTCATGACTGATCTTCCACCAACAAACTGGACCAACACCTTCCTTGGAGATGTTGCAACAGATGAGCGATATAAACTGTACACACTGAAGGAAAGTGACGACTTAGTGCTGCAAACTGCAGAAAGGCTTATGGCTGCAGAACATGGTATTCGGTCTGGATTCCTTCAGAAAATCATAGAGAGCACAAAGAAGGACTGCGACCCTGTTCAACTGCCAGAAATTTTGTTGTATATTGAAGAATCTGTTTGTAGTTGTGCATCACTAGGATTTGTTGGGACTGCAGGATCAACCATAGCAGGAAGCATAGAAACAATGAGGAAAAACAAAGTGTGCAAATTGTAG